The segment CGGCCGGGTCGATCTGAAGCGGCATGGCTGGTCAGTCCAGGGCGATTAAGGCGGGGTGTCCGGCGCGGCTCCTTAGCGCCGGCTATTTTGTTGAATGAGCGTCACGATGGCGTCGATCCCCCCGGCTAGCTTGGACTGGGCCATCCGGGCCCGGTACGCTTCCCGCTCCCGGTAGAGCTGTCTGAGAGCTGTCAGGAAACTGGCGGCCGTCAGCTCTTCTTCCATCAAAACTTTGCTGAAACCCTGTTTCTCAAAGGAACGGGCGTTCAGGATCTGATCGCCCCGGCTGGACTGTTTGGAGAGGGGAATCAATAAATTCGGTTTTTTCAGGGCCAACAGCTCAAAGATGGTCGTGGCCCCGGCCCGCGAGACCACCAGATCGGCCATGGCGAATAAGTGAGGTAGCTCTTCATTGACATATTCGAATTGTTGATAGCCGGAACGAGCGTTCAAAGCGGGATCGATGTTGCCAGGCCCGCAGATATGACAGACTTGGAACTCCTGTAACAACTCCGGCAGCGTGCCCCGGATGGTGGTATTTAAAACCCCCGACCCTTGACTGCCGCCGATGATCGCCAGTACCGGACGGTCGCTTCCGAAGCCGCACAGGCTCCGGCCGACGGCCGCGTTGCCTCGAAAGAGCGTCGCACGGACCGGAATCCCGGTCAGGGTTTTGGCGTCGCTCCGGATATAGCGGGCCGTCTCCGGGAAAGTATAACAGACCGTCCTGGCAAAAGGCAATGATAACCGATTGGCCAATCCTGGGGTGAGATCCGACTCATGGATGATCACCGGCACCCGGTGCAGCCAAGCGGCCCAAACCACCGGACACGAAACAAAGCCGCCCTTGCTGAAGACCACCGCCGGCTTCAGCTTGCCCAGGAGCGCCACGGCCTCCAGAAACCCCCGGGCGATCCGGCCCGTGTCGGTCAGATTCTTCAGATCCAAATAACGCCGTAATTTGCCGGCGTGAATCGGGTAATACGGGAGTCCCTCCCGCTCGATCAGTTGCCGTTCCATTCCGTCGGCAGTTCCGATATAAACGATCTCGTAACCGAGCTCCCGCAGCTTTGGCACGAGCGCAATATTGGGCGTGACATGTCCGGCGGTCCCCCCGCCGGTCAAAACGATCTTCATGATTGCCTCCTCTACGATCCGCAGACCATTTTCCGGTTCGGCCCATCTTCCCTCTTCCCCTGAACCGGTCTGTCTTCGTTGAACTCCATCCCGCGGCGGAATTCCGTTCCTCTCCGTCCGGCGGTTGCTCCTGATCCGACCTCTATACTTTGCGCCGGGTGGGGCCGCTTTATCAAACCCGTGCGGCATACGCAGCCACAGTCGCAACTGCGCTGTGCTTCCGCTATGCTCAAACTTGTTCCGGCAGCCTGATCCATTCGACCCGGAGCGTTCCGTCGTCGATCCGCAGCAGCGCCAGACTCACCGGCAATTTAAAACGGCGCGGTCCGGCGCTGCCGGGATTGATGTAAAGGACCCCGTCCCGCTCGGCGCTGGCCGCTTGGTGCGAATGGCCGCTGACCACCGCCCGGAACCCGGCGGCCCCGGCATCCAGATCCAACCGGTGTAGATCGTGGAGTAGATAGATCAATACTCCTCCGACCGCGACCACTTCCGTCTCGGGATAGGCCCCGGCCCACTCTCCCCTGTCGCAGTTGCCGCGCACCGCAACCACGGGCGCAATCCGTTCCAACCCGGCGATGACTTCCGGCCCGCCGATATCCCCGGCATGCAGGATCCGCTCGACGCCCGCCAAAGCCGCCAAGGCTTCTTTGCGCAATAATCCGTGCGTATCCGCGATCAAGCCGACCGTAATTCCGTCCAGTGGCGCTTCCTTCTTCCCCAAGCGGTGATTTCCCCGAACCGAACCCTATTGAATATTCTGCACAAACCGGCAAAAGCCTCTTCCGGATCCCCGTGCTTCCATACCATTCTATTCACCCCGCCCCATGGGAATGGTATCCGCTCCGTCCATCCGTTATTCTACCTCTTCCACAGTTTACAAAGACCATTTCAGCTCCTGAAGATCTGCCTTGAGCCGCCCCAGATGTTCTCTCAGTTCCTGAGGATCCATGCGTAGTTACTGTGCAGGTTCGCTCAGTTGCTGAGGATCTCTGCCCGGTTGCCGCGCATGTTCGCTCGGTTACCGGGGATCCTTGCACAGTTACTGTGCATGCTGGTCCGGTTCCTGAGGATCCTCGCACGGTTGCAGTGCATACTGGCCCGGTTACTGGGGAAGTTCACTCGGTTACCGCGCGGGTTCATCCGCTTGGCCGGCCGGGGACGAAACTCTCCCCGCTTCATGTCCGGTCAACTCTTGGCGGATCAGCGCCCGGTTCTTCCGGTGGCATTCCAATAGCAACTTGGGAAAAGAATAACCGGCGATCTGCCGTTCCAGCTCCGGCGCAGGGTCATTCCGAAGCACCGCTTCCCTCAGCCTGCGAAGATATTGCCGCGACGAATCCAGCCGCCGCGCCATCTCGGCCGGATCTGCGGTCACCGCGCCATGGCCGGGGATCAGCAGTTGGATCCGGTCTTCTCCGATGAACCGCCCGGCTTTTTGTAGGGTCCGTTCATAGGCGAGGCTGCTGTGATCGACAAACGGAATCTCCAGATCCGAGAGATAATCGCCGGCGATGAACAAGCCGCCGGGTTCCACCCGGATGAAGAGGCCATCGGCGGTATGTCCCGGCGCCGGGTCAAAGCGGAGCGTCGTTCCGCCCACCCGCAGCGTTTCCCCGTCATCCCCGACGGGATGATCGATCCGGGGGTACTCCAGCGGATAATCCCGGACGATATAATACCCTTCGTCGAAATCGCGTATCTGGGCAATGATCCGCTCCGGGTCCGGATGTTCCGCCAACGCCCGGCTGGCAATGGCGCGGGCACCCGGAAAGGCCCGGTAGCCCAGGATATGATCGTAATCCGAATGGGTAAAGGCGAGAAAAACCGGTTTGCCCCGCCGGGAGCCTACGCAATGCCGGATTTCATCAATCTCTCCCGGCAACCAACCCGGGTCGACCAGCAACACCAGATCGTCGGTATGGACCACCGTGGCGTTAGTCTGATAGAGCGCGCTCTGAAAGACGGTGCAGATGCGGTTTTGAAAGTGAATCACGGCTGACAGCCACCTCCTCGTTCCCCCGACGGAAAATATTCGCTAAAATCCCGAAAGACCCTTTCCTTTTTTCAGTTGTCCGGCCATCAAAAAACAGGCCCTTTTGGAAGGCCTGTTTCATGATCATTCTCCGGATTACTTTCTTCCTTCGTAGGGGATCCCGTCCGCGGCAGGCGGCACCGACTTGCCGACGACTCCGAGAATCAGGATAATCGTACAAGCATAAGGCAGCATGTGCAGGAACTGAGTGGGCACATTCATCCCCAGCAACTGGAACTGGCCTTCCAAAGCTTCGGCGAATCCGAACAGTAAACAAGCGAAAAAAGCGCCGACCGGATTGTATTTCCCGGAGATCATGGCCGCTAAGGCGATGAAGCCCCGGCCGGCCGTCATATTCTCTTTGAAGAGATCCATCGAGCCCAAAGAGAGAAAGACTCCTCCCAAACCGCCCAGCAGACCGCTGGCGATCACCCCCAGGTAGCGGATCTTGCGGATGCTGATCCCCACCGTGGCGGCGGCTTCCGGATTCTCCCCGACCGAGCGGATCCGCAGGCCGGTCGTGGTTCCGAATAAGAAAAAGCTCGAAAGCGCGACCATTGCCAATGCCAGATAGACCAGGGGGTTGAGGTTGCCAATCGCATCTCCGAGGAACGGGATGTCCTTTAAGAGCGGGACTTGCCAATCAGCCACTTTCGCCACGGAAGGCGACTGCCCGACGCTGTGAAAAAACTTCACCAGCAACATATTGGTTCCCGCCACGGCCATCAGGTTGAGGGCCACGCCGCTCACGGTCTGGTTGGCCCGCAGCTCGATGGAGAGGAAGGCATGGACCGCCGCGACCAAGCCGCCGACCAGCGTTCCCAATAATACTCCCAGCCAGGGATTGTTGGTCAGATACGAACCGTACATTCCAAAGAAGGCCGAAAATAACATGATGCCTTCCAAGCCGATATTGAACACCCCTGAACGTTCGGAGAAGACGCCGCCCAAAGCAGCGAAGATGAGAGGCGTGGCGGCCCGAAGCGTCGATGCGATCACGAAAGCGCCGATTCCCATGATAAATCCCCAATCCATTGCCTCAAACCTCCTTGCTTACGGGTGTGGCGGCGGGAAGCGACTCCGACCGCACCGCCCGTTGGGCGCGTATTTTTTTGATCAAATAATCGGCCCCTACGAAAAAAATGATGACCGCCTGCATGATGCCGATTAAATGTTTGGAGATCCCCGCCACGCTCTGCATCTCCAGCGCTCCGCTGTTCATCGCGCCAAAAAGCAACGCTCCGAAGAGAATGCCCGCGGGATGGTTGTTCCCCAGCAGGGCGACGGCGATGCCGTCCAGCCCGTAACCGGGAAAACCGAACAGATCATTGAAACGGTATTGGATGCCCTGGATCTGGAGCGCGCCCGCCAAACCGGCCAGCGCGCCGCTGACCGCCATCGCCAGCACCATATTATGGGTGACGTTGATCCCCGCGTAACGCGCCGCCTCACTGTTGAGGCCCACCGCGCGGATCTCAAACCCCCACTTGGTCTTCCACAGGAATAAATAAACCAGTACCAAACAAGCCAAGGCAATCAAGATTCCCAGATGCGCCCGGGAAGGTGGCAGGAAACGCGCCAGCTTGGCTGAGTCGCTAATCATCCGGGTTACCGGCCGGCTGCCCGGCGGCTCGATCAAAACGTAATTCACCAGATAGCCGGTGAAATGCAACGCCATATAGTTCATCATGATGCTGCTGATCACTTCGTGCGCGCCGAAACGGGCCTTAAGAAAGCCGGGGATGGCCCCCCAAATCGAGCCGGCCAGAATGCCGGCGAGCATGGTCAGGGGGATATGAATCCAAGCCGGCAGCCCGGTAAAGGAGGAACCGATCCAGGCGGCGGCGATCATTCCCAAAATAAACTGCCCTTCCACGCCGATATTGAATAATCCGCAGCGGAACGCCAGGCCGATGCCCAAACCGGTTAAGATTAGCGGCGATACATAGACCAAGGTCTCTCCGAACTTGGTCGGAGTCCCGAAAGCGCCAAAAAACAGATGGTGATAGGCTTTGAAAGGATCGCCGCCGAACCAGCCGATGATGAAGAAACCGGCAATCAAGGCGCAAAACAAGGCGATCGCGGGAAAAAGTAATTTGGAGCCATATTCTTTGAGCTTCGTACCAATATTCATCGATTCACCGCCTCTGCGTTGGAATTCAAGCGGAGGCCGCCGGTCATCATCAGGCCGAGTTTCTCCTCGGTGGCCTCTTCGCGCCGTATTACGCCGACGATCTCGCCTTCGTAGATTACGGCGATGCGATCGGCCAAGGCCATGATCTCGTCCAATTCCAGCGAGAACAGCAGCAGGGCCTTGCCATTGTCCCGCTCCCGGACCAATTGTTCATGGACCGACTGAATGGCTCCCACGTCAAGGCCGCGCGTCGGTTGGGCCACGACCAACAGTTTGGGATTGCGCCGGATTTCCCGGGCAACCACCACTTTCTGCTGATTGCCGCCGGAAAGAGAGGCGGCGGCCACTTTGCCCCCGGGCGTCCTGATGTCGAACCGGGCGATTAATTCGGCGGCATTGGCTTGAGCCCGTTCCTCATCCAGAAAACCGTAACGGCAGAATTCCAGAGTCCGATACACTTCCAAAATTAAATTGTCTTGAATCGAAAAGTCCAGTACCAAGCCGCGTTTTTGCCGATCCTCCGGGATGTGGCCGACGCCGAGCTCAATAATCTGCCGCGGCGTGCGGTTGGCAATATCCTGGTCTTCCAGGAAGATCCGTCCGCCGCTGGCCGGACGCAACCCGGTCAGCGCCTCGATCAGCTCAGTTTGGCCATTCCCGTCCACCCCGGCCACGGCCAGGATCTCTCCGGCCCGGACCTCCAGGTTGACACGCTTCAATGCCGGAAGCTTGCGATTGTCCAGCGCCTCCAGATTTTCGACCCGCAAGACACTCTTGCCCGGCCGGGCCGGTTTTTTCTCCACTTCCAGCAGGACCTTCCGTCCGACCATCATTTCCGCCAGCGACTCCATATCGGTCTGGCTGCTGTTGACGGTGTTAATCACTTCGCCCTGGCGGATCACGGTGATCCGATCGGCGAATTTCATGACTTCCTTCAATTTATGGGTGATGAAGATCACCGATTTTCCAACGCTCACCAAATTGCGGAGAATTTTTCCTAAATCCTCCGCCTCCTGGGGCGTCAGCACCGAAGTCGGCTCATCCAACACCAGGATCTCCGCTTCCCGGTAGAGCGCCTTGATAATCTCCACTCGCTGCTGCAGACCCACGCTGATATCCTGGATCCTGGCATCCAGATCAATTTTTAATCCCAGTTCCTTGGTGAGCATGGTGATCTTTTGAACGGCCCGCGCCCGATCCAGCCGTCCGAGAGCTGTTTTGGGTTCATCCCCTAAAATGACGTTCTCCAAGACCGTAAACGGGGGAATCAACATGAAATGCTGATGAACCATGCCGATGCCCTGTCTGATGGCCTGGAGCGGCGAGTTGATCTCCACCTTCCGTCCATGCAGCAGGATCTCCCCGGAATCGGGTTTGTACAATCCGTACAGAATCTTCATCAAGGTGGTTTTCCCGGCACCGTTCTCTCCCAGTAGCGCATGGACTTCGCCGCGGCGCAATCCGAAGTTCATGTTGCGATTGGCCCGTACCCCGGGGAAGCTTTTACAGATATTGCGCATGGCAAGAACTTCGTTTGAATTCGGGTCCGAATCCATCATTTCACCTCCTACACATTACCGGTATACGGGAGCATCCTTGGAACTTTTCCGTATAACCATCCACGTTGTCGCTTCGCCGAATAGAATGAGTTCCCTTTTCGAATGACGCCGACTTTAAAAAAGTGCCGGTATTATAAGCCGGCACTATCAGGAATAAATTGGAAATAACCCAATATGGAGTTATTTTACGTCCTTAGGATCGGTAGGAACCTTGATCTTGCCCGCGATGATCTGCTTTTTGAACCGCTCCACCTGGGCCAAAGCCTTCTTTGAAGCGGTCTTTTTGGCGCTTTCGCTCACTCCGACGCCATCTTCCTTCAGACCCAACTCCACTGTACCGCCGCTGAACTTGCCATTCAATGCATCCACGGAGGTCTTTAAGACGCCGACATCCACCCGCTTAATCATGCTCGCGATGACCCGGCTTTTTCCGCCCACAAGACCCTCGGCATACTGGTCTTTGTCAACGCCGATCGCCCAATAACCCTCGCCCTTTTCCTTGGCGGCGGCAATGACACCGAGACCGGTAGCGCCAGCAGCATGATAAATGATGTCCGCGCCGATGGCGAATTGCGAAGCCGCCAATTCCTTACCTTTGGTAGGATTGTCGAAAGCTCCGGCGTACTGCGAGAAAACCTGCGTCTTGGGGTTGGCTGCTTTGACGCCGGCCCGGTAGCCCGCTTCAAAGCGTTTAATCAACGGAAACTCCATGCCTCCGACGAACCCGACTTTATGCTTCTTGGAATCCATGGCGGCAATCACGCCTACCAGGAACGAACCCTCGTGTTCCTTAAAAAGCACCGAGCGAACATTGGGGCTCTTGATTTCGGCGTCAATAATTCCGAAATGCTGATCGGGGTAAGCCTTGGCCACTTCGGTCAGGGCATCCTGCATCAAAAAGCCGATCGCCCAGATAACATCGAATTTCTGATCGGCCAGACTCTTTAAGTTCGGCACATAGTCTTCCATCTTGGAGGACTCGACCACTTTAATCTCGGCCCCGTATTGTTTCTGCAGCATCTTCAACCCGTCGTAAGCGGCGTCATTGAAGGATTTGTCACCCAGACCGCCGACGTCGGTGACCATGGCGACCCGAAACTTGCCAGCCGCCATCCCGGTGACGGAGAGCGACAAGATCAGGGTCAGCGCCAAACAGACCAGTAGAATTCGTTTTTTCATCATGAACCTCCTCTTTGAAATTTAACATTTATAGCTTCGCTTTAGGCTTCAATTCTCCTCTTCCAAATTATTAATTTTTTGTAAGCGAGTCCTCATTAACGGTATACGACCCAAACAATCGCTTTATACCAAATAATTCGCTAAAAAAGGTAATCGGTGGATAAAAAGTTCGATTTGTGCTCGCGCACGATCCGGTTGATCAATTCTTTGTTCATGTCATTGCCTTTCGCGGCGACTAGGGTGCGAATGGAAAAGACCCGCAGCGCGTCGGAGACCGAGAGCGTCCCCTCGGCCGAATCCTTGCGGCCGGTGAATGGGAATGAATCCGGCCCCCGCTGGCATTGGCTGTTGATATTGACCCGGCAGAGCTGGTTGACGAGCGGATCGATCATCCGGGCGATCGCTTCAGGGTCCCGGCCGAAGAGGCTCACTTGCTGCCCGTAGTTGGACTCCTCGATATAGCGGATGGGCTGGTCCAGATCGTCGAAGGGAATCACCGGGATCACCGGGCCGAACTGCTCTTCGTGATAGACGCGCATCGCCCCGTCCACCGGATAGAGCAGCGCCGGATAAAAAAGTGTCCGGTAGGTGGCGCCGCCTTCGGGATTGACCACCCGGGCGCCGTGCGCCACGGCATCGGCGACCAATCCTTGCAGATACTCGGTCTTCCCCGTTTCCGGCAGCGGCGTAACAGCCACGTTCTCATCCCAGGGCATTCCCAGCTTCAGACGGGCGATGGCCGCGCTGAACTTGGTCAGGAAGGCTTCGGCCACCTCCCGGTGGACAAAGATGATCTTCAAAGCCGTGCAGCGCTGGCCGTTATAAGAGAGCGCGCCCAGGCGGCACTCCTCCACCGCCAGATCCAGATCGGCATCGGGCATGATAATGGCCGGGTTTTTGGCGTCCAGGCCCAGGACCGAGCGCAAACGGTGCGGTTTGGGGTGCTGCTTCTTTACGGCGTCCGCAATTTTGCTGGTGCCGATGAACGCCAGCACATCGATTTTCCCCGAAGCCATCAACGGTTCGATAATATTGGCGCCCCGGCCGTAGACGAAATTGACGACCCCGGGCGGAAAAACGTCGCGGAAGATCTCCAGCAGCGGCTGGTAAAGCAAGGTTCCCAATTTGGGCGGCTTGCAAATGACCGTATTGCCCATGATCACCGCCGGAATCAAGGTGGTGAAGGTCTCATTCAGCGGGTAATTGAACGGGCCCATGCAGAGCACCACTCCCAGCGGCGCCCGGCGGATCTGACTGATGATCTCCTGCTCGACCACAAAACGGGAGGAGGTATTGTCCAAATCCTTCAGCGCAAAGGCGGTGCTCTTGATATAATCGATGGTCCGGTCGAACTCGGATGCGGCGTCGCGGTAGCTTTTGCCGATCTCCCACATCAGGAGCCGGACCACCTCGGCCCGTTTGGACTTCATCCGCAGCGCGAACTCCTCCACCCGGGCGATCCGTTCGGCCACCGGCGAGGTGGGCCAGAGCCCCCGGCCGTTGGCATAGGCCTTGACCGCCGCCTCCAGGACTTCTTTTACTTTCTCTGCGGAAAGCAGCGGATAACTCCCGAGAAACTGCTGCTTCAATCCTTCCGGGGTTTGCACATGAACCGGCGAGTAGACCTCCTGGACCGGCCCATCCCAGCGCCGCAGTTCGCCGTCGGCCAGGTATTCAGTCTGACACAGCGGCTCGGCCATCCGGAACTCCGCCGGAATCCCGGCCTCAGCCGGGAAAAGTTCTTTCATTTGTTCGAGAATTGGCATGGGGTACCTCCGTAATTTTCATCACCGCAGCGACATCTTTTTTTCACCGGAACGTTGGATGAATAAAGGGAACGGATTGCCCTTTCTTTAAGGAATTGGCAATTCCTTTTTATTTTATCATCTCCCGGGCCAAGCGCGAAGTCCAAAACTTCGGAAACTGCCAAATTTGCGCATAACGAAGCAACGTGTCCCATATATTTTGAACTGATCGTTATCCTATCCGAAGGGGGTGCCGGTATGAACCCTCCGCCCTCGATCGCTCTGTTTGAGCACCGTTTCTGGCTGCAGATCCTGGGGGACCACGCCCGTTTCATCTTCACTTCTCTCGCCATGACCGAACAGCACCAGCTTCAGCAGGCCAATTCCTTCATTGAAAATCTGGACCAGTTGCTCGGCGAGGCCCGCCAAGCCAAAAACGGAACTGAAGTCGCGGCACTGACGCAGCGCGCCTATCAACAGGCGCAAGCGCTCCGCGCTTTTAAGCTTGAAATCCTAAAGGCCCATTTGACGGTGGGGGTTCAGACCTCGCTGAGCCCGACTTTTTATAATCATATGGTCAATGAAGTGGAGGAATACTTGCGAATTTTGGGGTTCCTGATGGCCGGCGGGCAGCCGCCATTGCTTCCTCCGCTCCACTACCACCTGCTCTGGCTGAAAGACGCCGAGGGCCATGCGAGCGGCCTGAGGGTCCGGTTCGACGATACCGAACGGGAATTCATCGAGCGCAGCGACTCCTTCCGCATCCGGTTTAACGATTACTACAACCAATCCGTTGAATTTTCCGGCTATCAACGGACCGGTCTCGCCGATTTCCCGGCGCTGGCCCGCTTGAATTTCACCGTGGAAACGGTGATGCAGGATTTCCGGGAGTTTCTGGCGACCGTGGGAGGCGCGGTGCGGAGCAAAGAAGCGTTGAGCGTGCTTTCGCCGTTGATCCCGGACCACATGGATCGGGAGGAATGTTATTACCTGATCAAGCTGGCTCAAGTATCCCAGGTACGGCCGCCGGACTGCGATCCGGCCCGGCCCCGGGTGAACAATTGACTTTCAATTCGCCGGTCGAATCGGCCTTCACCTAGGCGATCGTACCGGACCAACGGCCCTGGAAGACCGTTTCCGCCGGGCCGGTCATATAGACGGTGTCGTCGGATTCCCATTCGATGAGCAGATCGCCGGCAGCCAAATGAACCACGACCTTCCGTCCAGTCTTGCGGTTCA is part of the Hydrogenispora ethanolica genome and harbors:
- a CDS encoding ABC transporter ATP-binding protein gives rise to the protein MDSDPNSNEVLAMRNICKSFPGVRANRNMNFGLRRGEVHALLGENGAGKTTLMKILYGLYKPDSGEILLHGRKVEINSPLQAIRQGIGMVHQHFMLIPPFTVLENVILGDEPKTALGRLDRARAVQKITMLTKELGLKIDLDARIQDISVGLQQRVEIIKALYREAEILVLDEPTSVLTPQEAEDLGKILRNLVSVGKSVIFITHKLKEVMKFADRITVIRQGEVINTVNSSQTDMESLAEMMVGRKVLLEVEKKPARPGKSVLRVENLEALDNRKLPALKRVNLEVRAGEILAVAGVDGNGQTELIEALTGLRPASGGRIFLEDQDIANRTPRQIIELGVGHIPEDRQKRGLVLDFSIQDNLILEVYRTLEFCRYGFLDEERAQANAAELIARFDIRTPGGKVAAASLSGGNQQKVVVAREIRRNPKLLVVAQPTRGLDVGAIQSVHEQLVRERDNGKALLLFSLELDEIMALADRIAVIYEGEIVGVIRREEATEEKLGLMMTGGLRLNSNAEAVNR
- a CDS encoding ABC transporter permease, with product MDWGFIMGIGAFVIASTLRAATPLIFAALGGVFSERSGVFNIGLEGIMLFSAFFGMYGSYLTNNPWLGVLLGTLVGGLVAAVHAFLSIELRANQTVSGVALNLMAVAGTNMLLVKFFHSVGQSPSVAKVADWQVPLLKDIPFLGDAIGNLNPLVYLALAMVALSSFFLFGTTTGLRIRSVGENPEAAATVGISIRKIRYLGVIASGLLGGLGGVFLSLGSMDLFKENMTAGRGFIALAAMISGKYNPVGAFFACLLFGFAEALEGQFQLLGMNVPTQFLHMLPYACTIILILGVVGKSVPPAADGIPYEGRK
- a CDS encoding ABC transporter permease, translated to MNIGTKLKEYGSKLLFPAIALFCALIAGFFIIGWFGGDPFKAYHHLFFGAFGTPTKFGETLVYVSPLILTGLGIGLAFRCGLFNIGVEGQFILGMIAAAWIGSSFTGLPAWIHIPLTMLAGILAGSIWGAIPGFLKARFGAHEVISSIMMNYMALHFTGYLVNYVLIEPPGSRPVTRMISDSAKLARFLPPSRAHLGILIALACLVLVYLFLWKTKWGFEIRAVGLNSEAARYAGINVTHNMVLAMAVSGALAGLAGALQIQGIQYRFNDLFGFPGYGLDGIAVALLGNNHPAGILFGALLFGAMNSGALEMQSVAGISKHLIGIMQAVIIFFVGADYLIKKIRAQRAVRSESLPAATPVSKEV
- a CDS encoding DUF2935 domain-containing protein yields the protein MNPPPSIALFEHRFWLQILGDHARFIFTSLAMTEQHQLQQANSFIENLDQLLGEARQAKNGTEVAALTQRAYQQAQALRAFKLEILKAHLTVGVQTSLSPTFYNHMVNEVEEYLRILGFLMAGGQPPLLPPLHYHLLWLKDAEGHASGLRVRFDDTEREFIERSDSFRIRFNDYYNQSVEFSGYQRTGLADFPALARLNFTVETVMQDFREFLATVGGAVRSKEALSVLSPLIPDHMDREECYYLIKLAQVSQVRPPDCDPARPRVNN
- a CDS encoding MBL fold metallo-hydrolase translates to MIHFQNRICTVFQSALYQTNATVVHTDDLVLLVDPGWLPGEIDEIRHCVGSRRGKPVFLAFTHSDYDHILGYRAFPGARAIASRALAEHPDPERIIAQIRDFDEGYYIVRDYPLEYPRIDHPVGDDGETLRVGGTTLRFDPAPGHTADGLFIRVEPGGLFIAGDYLSDLEIPFVDHSSLAYERTLQKAGRFIGEDRIQLLIPGHGAVTADPAEMARRLDSSRQYLRRLREAVLRNDPAPELERQIAGYSFPKLLLECHRKNRALIRQELTGHEAGRVSSPAGQADEPAR
- a CDS encoding NADP-dependent glyceraldehyde-3-phosphate dehydrogenase; this encodes MPILEQMKELFPAEAGIPAEFRMAEPLCQTEYLADGELRRWDGPVQEVYSPVHVQTPEGLKQQFLGSYPLLSAEKVKEVLEAAVKAYANGRGLWPTSPVAERIARVEEFALRMKSKRAEVVRLLMWEIGKSYRDAASEFDRTIDYIKSTAFALKDLDNTSSRFVVEQEIISQIRRAPLGVVLCMGPFNYPLNETFTTLIPAVIMGNTVICKPPKLGTLLYQPLLEIFRDVFPPGVVNFVYGRGANIIEPLMASGKIDVLAFIGTSKIADAVKKQHPKPHRLRSVLGLDAKNPAIIMPDADLDLAVEECRLGALSYNGQRCTALKIIFVHREVAEAFLTKFSAAIARLKLGMPWDENVAVTPLPETGKTEYLQGLVADAVAHGARVVNPEGGATYRTLFYPALLYPVDGAMRVYHEEQFGPVIPVIPFDDLDQPIRYIEESNYGQQVSLFGRDPEAIARMIDPLVNQLCRVNINSQCQRGPDSFPFTGRKDSAEGTLSVSDALRVFSIRTLVAAKGNDMNKELINRIVREHKSNFLSTDYLF
- a CDS encoding metallophosphoesterase family protein; the protein is MTVGLIADTHGLLRKEALAALAGVERILHAGDIGGPEVIAGLERIAPVVAVRGNCDRGEWAGAYPETEVVAVGGVLIYLLHDLHRLDLDAGAAGFRAVVSGHSHQAASAERDGVLYINPGSAGPRRFKLPVSLALLRIDDGTLRVEWIRLPEQV
- a CDS encoding BMP family lipoprotein, which produces MKKRILLVCLALTLILSLSVTGMAAGKFRVAMVTDVGGLGDKSFNDAAYDGLKMLQKQYGAEIKVVESSKMEDYVPNLKSLADQKFDVIWAIGFLMQDALTEVAKAYPDQHFGIIDAEIKSPNVRSVLFKEHEGSFLVGVIAAMDSKKHKVGFVGGMEFPLIKRFEAGYRAGVKAANPKTQVFSQYAGAFDNPTKGKELAASQFAIGADIIYHAAGATGLGVIAAAKEKGEGYWAIGVDKDQYAEGLVGGKSRVIASMIKRVDVGVLKTSVDALNGKFSGGTVELGLKEDGVGVSESAKKTASKKALAQVERFKKQIIAGKIKVPTDPKDVK
- a CDS encoding undecaprenyldiphospho-muramoylpentapeptide beta-N-acetylglucosaminyltransferase — translated: MMKIVLTGGGTAGHVTPNIALVPKLRELGYEIVYIGTADGMERQLIEREGLPYYPIHAGKLRRYLDLKNLTDTGRIARGFLEAVALLGKLKPAVVFSKGGFVSCPVVWAAWLHRVPVIIHESDLTPGLANRLSLPFARTVCYTFPETARYIRSDAKTLTGIPVRATLFRGNAAVGRSLCGFGSDRPVLAIIGGSQGSGVLNTTIRGTLPELLQEFQVCHICGPGNIDPALNARSGYQQFEYVNEELPHLFAMADLVVSRAGATTIFELLALKKPNLLIPLSKQSSRGDQILNARSFEKQGFSKVLMEEELTAASFLTALRQLYREREAYRARMAQSKLAGGIDAIVTLIQQNSRR